In a single window of the Nocardiopsis composta genome:
- a CDS encoding NAD(P)-dependent oxidoreductase: protein MATTATGGSADAAPRVSVLGLGAMGSAIARTFVERGYRTTVWNRNAAKSAPLVDAGASAAATAAEAAEAGPLVVVCLLDGAAVDAVLGSVEGSVAGRVLVNLTSGSPAQARAYAEWAAERGAGYIDGKIMGDPPYVGTPNVMFSFSGSRGAFEAHESALKELGTIAYHGTDAGAAAVEFMAQVAVGYELLIGFLHTLRLVHAEGVDVQEFTGRVAASMAGYPPLLASMGKAVKTGEYGPDLGSLNVQAALMDDMIAHRESLGVEAVRMREVKKLMDRRIADGHGGQGFSSLFELLPPRG from the coding sequence ACCGCGGGTCAGCGTGCTCGGGCTCGGTGCCATGGGATCGGCCATCGCCAGGACCTTCGTCGAGCGGGGGTACCGCACGACGGTCTGGAACCGGAACGCCGCCAAGAGCGCGCCGCTGGTCGACGCCGGCGCCTCGGCGGCCGCGACGGCCGCCGAGGCCGCGGAGGCCGGCCCGCTCGTGGTGGTCTGCCTGCTCGACGGGGCGGCGGTCGACGCGGTGCTCGGCTCCGTCGAGGGCTCCGTGGCGGGAAGGGTGCTGGTCAACCTGACCAGCGGCTCGCCCGCCCAGGCCCGGGCGTACGCGGAGTGGGCGGCCGAGCGCGGCGCCGGCTACATCGACGGCAAGATCATGGGGGACCCGCCCTACGTGGGCACCCCGAACGTCATGTTCTCGTTCAGCGGCTCCCGCGGCGCGTTCGAGGCGCACGAGTCCGCGCTGAAGGAGCTGGGCACCATCGCCTACCACGGCACCGACGCCGGCGCGGCGGCCGTGGAGTTCATGGCCCAGGTCGCGGTCGGCTACGAGCTGCTCATCGGCTTCCTGCACACGCTCCGCCTGGTGCACGCCGAAGGGGTCGACGTGCAGGAGTTCACCGGGCGCGTCGCCGCTTCGATGGCCGGCTACCCGCCGCTGCTGGCCTCGATGGGCAAAGCGGTCAAGACCGGGGAGTACGGCCCGGACCTGGGATCGCTGAACGTCCAGGCCGCGCTGATGGACGACATGATCGCGCACCGGGAGTCCCTCGGCGTGGAGGCGGTGCGGATGCGCGAGGTCAAGAAGCTGATGGACCGCCGCATCGCCGACGGCCACGGCGGCCAGGGCTTCTCCAGCCTGTTCGAGCTGCTGCCCCCGCGCGGCTGA